A stretch of DNA from Aliarcobacter thereius LMG 24486:
TTTGAAAAGTTTTCAAGCTCTTTTTGTACTATTGCAATATCTTTAAAATATGGATAATTTGAGATAAAGTCTTCTAAGGCTTTTTGCATAAACTTACTTTCAAGTTTTTTTATAGAAAGCCATTTTTCATTGGCTTCTTTTTGCCTTTTTTCTTCTTTTTCTTGCTTCTCTTTATCTTCTAGTTTAGATATTGCTTGATCTATCTTGCCTATTTTTTCTAGTTCGTTTGGATATTTCTCTATAAATTTTTTTAGTGTATCAATATTTGTTGAAGATATTACAATATTCCAATCTTTTTCAAGTTGTGCTTTTTGTTTCTCAGTCTCTTTTATTTGCTCTATTTTTAATCTATCTTCTTCAAAAATTTTGTTTACAAGCTCTTTATCTTCACTTTTTAGTTTTGTTTCTAAAGTTTTTATTTTAATACCATCTAGCTTACTATATTGCTTCAAACTTTCTATAGCATTTTTAACTTTTGCAAAATTTTCAAGTTCCATATGCTCTAATTTTGAATTTCCTTTATTATCCTGTTCACTTGCCATTGTTAAAAGTTCTTTTATCTCATCTTTTTCAGACCAATTTTCTATTTGACTTGAGATATTTAATTCAAACTCTCTTAAATATTCATCTATGTTTTCAAAATTATCTAAGTCCAAAGATATTTTCCCATATCCTAAAGATTTTGCCATACCGATATTGTGATAACAATCTTTTGAATTATGAAAAGTTAATGCCGATAAAATAGCTCCTAACTCTAATTTTTTAATATTATGATATTTTAATTTACCCTTAAAAACAACTCCTCTATCAAGGGGTTTAAAATTAGTTCCTATATTTTCATTTCCAGTATCTTTTGTTGATTTAACTCCATTTTTATGAATTGGATATCTTTTTCTTCCTGATATTTTAAAATCTCCATCCATATAAGTTGAATATTTGTCATCTCTATTTTGTCTTATATAGTTTGGATAGTATGAAGCTCTTGGAGTCCCTAAAACTTCAGTTCTATTATTAAGCTCTTTTATGTTTTCAACTGCTTTAAAATGACTAAAAATAACTCTACCTTTTAAAGCAAGATTTTTTCTTTTATTTATATAACCAAAGATAGCTTGAGTCAAATCTAAATTATCTTCATAATGGATATTTTCTATACCATCTTTTACACTAAAATTATAAAAGAGTTTATATAAATATGATAAACCAAAGTGTTCAACTCTTTTTTGTTCATTTATTTGAAAAAATACTGGTACTTTTTCTCCATTTTCTAATTTTTCTTTCCAGTATGTCCAATCTGGAGACTCTTTTGGTTCTGTTTTTCTTTTATCAAAATAAGCAAATTTGAATTTTTCCATAAGTTTTTTTGAAACTTCAAGCTCTCCTTTAGGTGCAAAAAACAGAAATTCAAAGCCTTTTCCATCACCCATTTTTCCTGTATTTTCTCTTGGTGTTGGTTGTCCTGTTAAAACTAAAGTGGCTTTATTTTTACCATTTTTATCATATTTATAAAACTCCCTTTTATCGTATTTTTTATTTGTTTCAGAAAAATATTTTTCCGATAGAGTTATCTCATGGAATTTATCTCCAACTAATTTATACTTATACTTAGCTGTTTTTTGATTTCCATCATTAGCTTTGAATATATTATCTGATTTTGAAAAATATTTTGAAAATTCAACTTTTAAAGCATAATCTATTTGATTATGATGAATTCTTCCAGGAACTCCACAATCTTCTATGATATATCCACTATCTACTTTTTTTAACCAACCACAATATGTTGTATTGTTTTGCTGACTCATCTCTGTCATATAAAAATTATTAGATTTTGATAAATCCCTTACAGCATATGTATTATCATCAAATACTTCTTCTCTTAGTTTAGAAAAACTCATAATCTCTAAAACATTTCTTACCATTCCTTTTATAGATGAACTAGGAATATAGTATTGTCCATTGTGATTACAAAACTGCTCTTCATCTTTACTATCTTTTATAAATATAGGACTTTTTGCAGTAATAGTTATATCTATCTCTCCGCTTTCACCATCTTTAAATGGTGCATCATGGCTTACAAGATCTGCCCAATATGGAGTATAAACTTCTTTGTTTAATGGTACAAAGTTATATGGTGCTGTTATCATTTGTTTTCTCCTTTTTCAAATCCAGAGAAGAGCTGAATTGTTGGTTTTAATACTTTCAAACCTTCACAAAGTTCATCTTCCTCTTCTTCCCATATTTGTGCTATATTTGCTTTTAGATTAATCTTTTCTTCATTTGATTTTGCTACAAAACTCTCATAAGTGATATTTTCATAACTTGAGATTTTTTCATCTATTACTACAAAGCTTCCATCTATTTGCCTAATCATTATACTTCTATCTCCATCGAATAAACAAGCTTCTAATATAAAGTTTTTACCACTATGCAAACTATCCCAAGATGGTAAAGTTTGTTTTGTAGAAAAAATATCATCTAGTTTTTTATCTGACATTTGAATATATCCTACAAACTCATCTTTTAGTTCTTCATAAAACTTTTGTAACTCTTCTAATGTTTTCATATTTCTACTCCATTTTTTAAGACTTTCCCACTAAAAACACCATGCCCTTTTGTAGTGGCTCCACCTAGACTTAACATACCTGTTGTAATATCTTTTAAAGCTTTTTCAAAAGCTTCTATGCTTATTTTGTCTTCTACTTTATTGTTTAGTAAAATTTCTAAAATAAACTCTTCTTTACTAGCTACTGTTTTTTCTTGAAACAGTGCACTATCTATTGCACCACCTGTAAATCTATCAATACTTACATGCTCAAAAACTTTATTGTCTCTTTCCTTAGTTTGATTTAAATAAATATCTGAAATAAGTATATTTCCTTTGAAGCCATCTATTTCTTTATCTTTTTTTGCTCCAAAAATAGCTTCTACTATTTCTACTGGTTTTTTAGTCTCATCTTCATTTTCTATAAAAAAATCGTTTGATAAATTATAGTGATATGTTGTTCTATGTGAAATTGCACCTTTTACACTACTAGCTGGGATTAAAACTCTATTTTCGCTAAGTTTTTCGTTTTTATAATCAACAACTTTTTCAAAAACAGGAGTCATATCAGCTTCATCATCTCCAAATCCACTTCCAAACATAAAGAAATCATCAGGAATTAAGCTTAGTTGATATTTTGTATAGTTCTTATCTTCATACTCTTCTATCTTTAGCTCTTTTTCTAATTTTTCATTTAAACTACTTGAAAAGTTGATATACTTGTCACTATTTATTTCAAATTCATCCCAAAAAATGGATTTAATCTCTATTTGTCCAAAACCTTTTGTACTTCCAGAACCTATTCTAAAACTATTTTTATATAGCTCTTTTAAAATATTTTTAAAATTCTCTTCGTCTTTATCATCTTCTTTTATCATCTCAATAGAAAATTTAAATCTACTACCTTTATAAACTACCTCTTCATCAAATTTATGATTTTTCTTTGTAACACCTTTATCATTCATAGCATTATGTTCACGAATTGGTAAAACAATAAAATTTTGTAAAAACTCTGATTTTTGTGATTCTAAAAGTAAAGTTTCATTTACTTCAAGCTTTTCATTCAAAAGTAGTGCATTTGAAATAATTATTTTTGAACCCAAATCTCCTGTTCCAAAAAACTTATTTGCCAAAACTTCATCAAACTCTTTTCTTAAAACTCCAGCCAAAGAAGTTCCTAAAATCATAGGTAAGCCATTCCAATCTTTTTGTATAGGACTATCTAAAGTATAGCTATTTCCATTTGAACCGATTTTTAAAGCTGTTTTTGCTTCTATTACTATATGTGCTATAAATCTATTTTTCATCTTTTGTTCCTTTTGATTTTGGCATTAACATTGATAATATTTTTATAAACTCAATACTCTCTTTATCTAAAGTTTCAAAAAATAGCTTTTCTACACTCTCCCACTGTTTTTTTGAAGTTCCCTTTGTAATAAACTCTTTAATCTTATCTTTATAGCTATTACTATTTTGATGAAACTGAACTATCATTCTTATTTGTCCCCATTGAGAGTTTGAAATTTTTTCAAACTTTTTCAAATTTTCATCTATAAAATTTTGAACTTTTTCTCCAACACTTAAGTTTGATTTTTTTTCTATTTGTCTCTCTTTTAGAAAACTTAGTAAAGTTTCATCTTCTTTATCTTCATATTTTTTAATGTTTTCATATATAAAATCTTTTT
This window harbors:
- a CDS encoding RAMP superfamily CRISPR-associated protein; the encoded protein is MKNRFIAHIVIEAKTALKIGSNGNSYTLDSPIQKDWNGLPMILGTSLAGVLRKEFDEVLANKFFGTGDLGSKIIISNALLLNEKLEVNETLLLESQKSEFLQNFIVLPIREHNAMNDKGVTKKNHKFDEEVVYKGSRFKFSIEMIKEDDKDEENFKNILKELYKNSFRIGSGSTKGFGQIEIKSIFWDEFEINSDKYINFSSSLNEKLEKELKIEEYEDKNYTKYQLSLIPDDFFMFGSGFGDDEADMTPVFEKVVDYKNEKLSENRVLIPASSVKGAISHRTTYHYNLSNDFFIENEDETKKPVEIVEAIFGAKKDKEIDGFKGNILISDIYLNQTKERDNKVFEHVSIDRFTGGAIDSALFQEKTVASKEEFILEILLNNKVEDKISIEAFEKALKDITTGMLSLGGATTKGHGVFSGKVLKNGVEI
- a CDS encoding TIGR03986 family type III CRISPR-associated RAMP protein, with product MITAPYNFVPLNKEVYTPYWADLVSHDAPFKDGESGEIDITITAKSPIFIKDSKDEEQFCNHNGQYYIPSSSIKGMVRNVLEIMSFSKLREEVFDDNTYAVRDLSKSNNFYMTEMSQQNNTTYCGWLKKVDSGYIIEDCGVPGRIHHNQIDYALKVEFSKYFSKSDNIFKANDGNQKTAKYKYKLVGDKFHEITLSEKYFSETNKKYDKREFYKYDKNGKNKATLVLTGQPTPRENTGKMGDGKGFEFLFFAPKGELEVSKKLMEKFKFAYFDKRKTEPKESPDWTYWKEKLENGEKVPVFFQINEQKRVEHFGLSYLYKLFYNFSVKDGIENIHYEDNLDLTQAIFGYINKRKNLALKGRVIFSHFKAVENIKELNNRTEVLGTPRASYYPNYIRQNRDDKYSTYMDGDFKISGRKRYPIHKNGVKSTKDTGNENIGTNFKPLDRGVVFKGKLKYHNIKKLELGAILSALTFHNSKDCYHNIGMAKSLGYGKISLDLDNFENIDEYLREFELNISSQIENWSEKDEIKELLTMASEQDNKGNSKLEHMELENFAKVKNAIESLKQYSKLDGIKIKTLETKLKSEDKELVNKIFEEDRLKIEQIKETEKQKAQLEKDWNIVISSTNIDTLKKFIEKYPNELEKIGKIDQAISKLEDKEKQEKEEKRQKEANEKWLSIKKLESKFMQKALEDFISNYPYFKDIAIVQKELENFSKSSKSSSSNISLDDLKKAKDGKRVKTILEKLKNIDDNQKNEIVEIVKELYSTLGKEQKNFFKDAQIGRFLGKELEEKLKNSI
- a CDS encoding TIGR04423 family type III CRISPR-associated protein, with the protein product MKTLEELQKFYEELKDEFVGYIQMSDKKLDDIFSTKQTLPSWDSLHSGKNFILEACLFDGDRSIMIRQIDGSFVVIDEKISSYENITYESFVAKSNEEKINLKANIAQIWEEEEDELCEGLKVLKPTIQLFSGFEKGENK